TCGCGCGGCGCGTTCCGCGGCGGCCGGTCAGCGATTCGAGCACGCTGCTCCGGGCCGCGTTGATCGCCGGGATGACGGCGGCGAGCAGCCCGACGAGGACGGCGAGGGCGCCGATCCCGGCCAGCTCGGCGACGCGGAAGTCCCAGGGGCCGAACCGCTGGTGGCTCTGGTTCTCGATCAGCGGGTGCGCGGCCAAGGCGAGGGCGATGCCGCCCGCGATGCCGATGACGGCGGCGGCGAGGCCGAGGACGAGGCCGCTGGAGAGCATGATGGCGCGCAGGTGGCGACGGTCGCCGCCGTTGGCCCCGACCAGGCCCAGCTGGCGGCGCGAACGCCGGGCGCCGACCGCGAAGGCGGGGCCGGCCAGCAGGCAGATCTCCAGGATCACCAGGGAGACGACGGTGACGACTCCGGCGACGAGGGTGGTGTCGGCCCCGGTCGCCACGTTGCCGATGTCGATGCCGTCCGCGAACATCGGGACCTCCGAGTCCGGCGGTGGGTCGAGGATCACCGAGCGGGAGTCGACCTTCAGGCCCACCTCGTTGGCCGCGAGGACCGTGTCCCAGGTGACGCCACCGTCCGGCACGACGGCCAGGAACGTGGGGGCCACCTGCGCACGCGGGTCCAGCCGGGGCAGGACGGCGCCGGGCAGCGCGACGAGCTGGGCGCGGTCGAGATGGTCCGGCAGCTCGTAGGCGCCGGTGACGCGGAACGTGGCGTCGTCGTCCTGGAACCGCACCTCGGAGCCCACGCGCAGGCCGCTCTCGTCGAGGAAAGCCTGCGTCGCGGCGACCTCGTCCGCGCGCTCGGGGTACCGGCCACGCAGCAGGGTCAGCATGCCCTCGGTGGCCGGATCGGCCGCGTCCAGCTCCCTGACGTCGGTCCGCAACAGCCCGGACTCGGTGTGGACGGTGCCCAGGAGCTCATGGTCGGACAGCAGCCGGGTGCCGGGCGGCAGCAGCCCGGTGAGCTGCTCCTCGACCTCGGCCGGCGGCCGGTCGACCGGGTCGCCCCAGTCCTCCTCGCCGGTCGACTGCGTCATGTCGCCGACCGGCGCCTGCAGGATGGGCGCGCCTGAGCTGTAGACCGAGAACCGCGCGTCCGCCTCGCCCAGCTCGCGCGTCAGCTCCTCGGCGGGCGACAGCTCGCCGGAGCGGAAGGCCAGGTCGGCGGCGGTCACCCCGAGGATGGGCAGCGCGATCATCGCCACGACCAGGGCGCTGCGGCCCTTGGCGCGCAGGGCGTCGCGCCGCGCTATGCGCAGCGCGAGCCGCCAGGAGTGGAGCCTGCTCATCGGGCTCCTCCGCCGGTCAGCAGCGATTCGGCCGAGCCGGCGACGGTCTGGTCCACGATGGTGCCGTCGCGCAGGAAGACCACCCGGTCCGCCCAGGCGGCGTACCGGGACTCGTGGGTGACCAACACGACGGCGGCGCCCTCGTCGCAGCGCCTGCGGAGGAGGGCGAGGACGGCCTCGCCGGTCTCGGAGTCCAGGGCGCCGGTGGGTTCGTCGGCGAGGACCAGGCGGCGGTCGCCGACCAAGGCGCGGGCGATGGCGACGCGCTGCTGCTGGCCGCCGGACATCTCGTCGGGGAAACGGTCGGCCAGCTCGGGCAGGCCGATCTCGGCGAGCGCGGCCAGCGCCTCGCGGCGGGCGACGCGGGCGGAGACGCCGTCCAGCTCACGCGGGAGCGCGACGTTCTCGGCGGCCGTCAGGGCCGGGATGAGGTTGTAGTCCTGGAAGACGTAGCCGATGCTGGTGCGCCTGACCTTGGCCAGCGCGGCACGGCTGAGGCCGCCCAGGTCGTGGCCCTCGACCAGGACCTGGCCCTCGGTGGCGGTGTCCAGACCCCCGGCCAGGGTCAGCAGCGTGGACTTGCCCGACCCGGACGGGCCCATCACGGCGACGAACTCCCCCGCGTGGACGGCCAGATCGACGCTCTTCAGAGCGTGCACGGCGGCGACGCCGCTGCCGTGGACGCGGGTGAGCGTGGCCAGGCGCAGCACGGGTGCGGTGGTGGTCATGACGAGGTCCCCCCTCGGGCCTTCGGTCGGTCGGCCGGCTCGGCGGGACCGGCCGGGTCGTGCGCGGGCGGCGTCACCGGGCGCGGCCGGGCGGCGGCGAGGCGCAGCAGGCGGGACTCGCAGTGGTCCAGCCAGCGGCTCTCGGCCTCGGCGTAGAAGATGAGCTGTTCCAGCACGAGCAGCCAGGCGATGTCGCCGCCGCTGCCGGGCCCGGCGGCCAGCGCGCGGGCCTTGAGACGGGTGTAGTCCTGCATGGCGGCGAGCGTGTGGCGGCGCTGGGCCTGGATGATCGCGGTGATGTCGACGCCGGGCGTGCCGACGGCCATCGCCAGCTTGATGGCGAGCTCATCGCGCGAGGGCTGCGTGCGGTCGACGGGCTGGGTGAACCACTCGCCCAGCTCCTGCCGGCCGGCGGTGGTGATGGAGTAGAGCTGCTGCTTGGCGTCACCACCCCCCTCGGGAACGATCAGGCCATCGCGCTCCAGACGGCCGAGGGTGGTGTAGACCTGACCGATGTTCAGCGGCCAGGTGGACCCCGTGCGGGATTCGAACTCGGCACGAAGCTGCGAGCCGTAGCGCGGGCCCTGTTCCAGGAGGGCCAGCAGCCCGTATCTGATGGACATACCGAGTATGTATACCGAGTATGCACCCGCCGGGCAAGGCGGAGCTGGGAAAAGGCGCCGAAGCGAGGGCCCCGGCGGAGCCGAGTGCGGGCCGAGTGCCGGACGCCGGCCGGAGCCGGGCGCCGGGACCGACCAGGAGGAACGAGCCCCAGCCGGGCAGCGGAGCGCGCCACGCGCCCCGGCGCAGGCCCCGTGCCGACGCGGACCACCGACCCGGCGCAGGCCCCGTGCGGGACGGTGGCCATGCCTCAGGCCCCCTGCCAGGCGTCAGGCCGGGTGTCGGGCGCGGACCGCCGACCCGGCGCAGGTCGCGCGCGGGGCGGGCCGGGCCGGGGGGCGGTGGGGGGAGGGCGGGCGGTCAGGGTTGGCGCAGGCGGAGGCCGAGCGCTCCTATGCCGAGGCCGAGGCAGGCCAGACCGGTGCCGAGGGGGAGGACGGGGAGGACCTCACCGCCCTGGGGGCGGGCCGCGAAGCGGGCCGTGTCCAGCTCGGGTTCGGGCTCGGCGACCGCCACGGGCGACGGCGGGGGAGAGGGCCGATGGCCGGGGGTGGCGAGGGCGGCCGACGGCAACAGGACCGCCAGGACGGATGCCGCCATGACCACCGCGATTCCCGCCCACAACCTCACAGGTCCCGACCCTTCACGCCATTCTGCATTCTGCCCAGTCCGATGATGTGTCCAGCGTCACATACCCGAACAGATCCGGCATCTTCAGCGCGTCAGGATGATCTTCCCCACGTGGTCGCCCGCCTCCATCACCCGGTGCGCCTCGCCCGCCTCGGACAGCGGCAGCACGCGGTCCACAACGGGCCGCAGCCGTCCGTCCGCCAGCATCGGCCAGACGTGCTCCCGCACTTCGGCCACGATCGCCGCCTTCTCGGCCGGCGGCCTGGCCCGCAGCGAGGTGGCGGTGACGGACGCCCGCTTGGCCAGCAGCGCGCCGAGGTTGAGCTCGGCCTTCACCCCGCCCTGGAGACCGATGACGACCAGCCGCCCGCCGGCCGCCAGCGTGCGCACGTTCCGCTCCAGGTACCTGGCGCCGACGATGTCGAGGATGACGTCGGCGCCGCCGGGCAACTCGGCGGCGAAGTCCTGCTCCCGGTAGTTGATCAGGATGTCGGCGCCCAGCTCGCGGCAGCGCGCCAGCTTCGCCGCGCTCCCCGCCGTGACCGCCACCCGTGCCCCGACCGCCTTGCCGAGTTGCACGGCCACGGTGCCGATGCCGCTGCCGCCGCCGTGCGCGAGCAGCGTCTCACCGGCGCGCAGGCCGGCCGTCATGAAGACGTTCGACCACACCGTGCAGATGACTTCGGGCAGCGCGCCCGCGGTCACCAGGTCGACGCCCGCCGGCACGGGCAGCACCTGCCCGGCCGGCACCGCGACGCGCTCGGCGTACCCGCCGCCGGCCAGCAGCGCGCACACCTCGTCGCCCGCGCGCCACCCGGTGACGCCGGGGCCGACCACCGCGACCGTGCCCGAACACTCCAGCCCGGGGTAGGGCGGGGCGCCGGGCGGCGGGTCGTAGAAGCCCTGCCGCTGGAGGACGTCGGCCCGGTTCACACCACAGGCCGCGATATCGATGAGCACCTCGCCCGGCCCGGGGACCGGGTCGGGGACCTCCGCCCACACCAGTGCCTCGGGGCCGCCCGCTTCCGGAATCGTGATCGCGCGCATGGGCACAGACGCTACCGCCCACCGTGCCGGGTGGCGGCTCGGAGGCGGCTCGGAGGCGGATCAGAGACGGATCAGAGGTAGATCTG
Above is a window of Streptomyces sp. NBC_01803 DNA encoding:
- a CDS encoding ABC transporter ATP-binding protein, with translation MTTTAPVLRLATLTRVHGSGVAAVHALKSVDLAVHAGEFVAVMGPSGSGKSTLLTLAGGLDTATEGQVLVEGHDLGGLSRAALAKVRRTSIGYVFQDYNLIPALTAAENVALPRELDGVSARVARREALAALAEIGLPELADRFPDEMSGGQQQRVAIARALVGDRRLVLADEPTGALDSETGEAVLALLRRRCDEGAAVVLVTHESRYAAWADRVVFLRDGTIVDQTVAGSAESLLTGGGAR
- a CDS encoding PadR family transcriptional regulator → MSIRYGLLALLEQGPRYGSQLRAEFESRTGSTWPLNIGQVYTTLGRLERDGLIVPEGGGDAKQQLYSITTAGRQELGEWFTQPVDRTQPSRDELAIKLAMAVGTPGVDITAIIQAQRRHTLAAMQDYTRLKARALAAGPGSGGDIAWLLVLEQLIFYAEAESRWLDHCESRLLRLAAARPRPVTPPAHDPAGPAEPADRPKARGGTSS
- a CDS encoding NAD(P)H-quinone oxidoreductase; its protein translation is MRAITIPEAGGPEALVWAEVPDPVPGPGEVLIDIAACGVNRADVLQRQGFYDPPPGAPPYPGLECSGTVAVVGPGVTGWRAGDEVCALLAGGGYAERVAVPAGQVLPVPAGVDLVTAGALPEVICTVWSNVFMTAGLRAGETLLAHGGGSGIGTVAVQLGKAVGARVAVTAGSAAKLARCRELGADILINYREQDFAAELPGGADVILDIVGARYLERNVRTLAAGGRLVVIGLQGGVKAELNLGALLAKRASVTATSLRARPPAEKAAIVAEVREHVWPMLADGRLRPVVDRVLPLSEAGEAHRVMEAGDHVGKIILTR